The Synergistaceae bacterium genome includes a window with the following:
- a CDS encoding AAA family ATPase, whose protein sequence is MTTNHKFPERNVPGSRWWKVDFHTHTPASDSYGRGDKSVPLSTTAEIWLQKAMQADLDCVVVTDHNSGDWIDILNTQYRELLEDPDRPNWFRELTLFPGVEVSVLDGDMRLPLLAVFDIASGREAIVSFLGRCEIFSRHGDPTNVIVARSFTEVVGIIRKMGGIAIPARLDDNLKLLEKLNKDSGTPKKFDGVWALRLSNPRAMEKIDGPFRKVLHRTAKVMGSDSYKPEELGRLFTWVKMSRPTLDQLETAIRDYALCIRNQADSPAREPDIFLNHLTITAMSHCGRIKDRPFELQFHPHFNAIIGGRGSGKSTALESIRIATRRGHELDNTALKPDFERFLHLAREKGVMLADTQIQLELSRRGKDYRLSWRYDDTGPVLEEWVEGDGQTPGWLECDPGNLQERFPLSIYSQKQINELAANPRGLLDIIDRTSDVAHSEWLSRWEKSKSRYLQLHERLREIRMELNSEPELRIQLADVENDLKTYEEKGYKDTLSLYQARKGQKGLLGIPPDWDRLILDIFTVEERTRDNPFPAESFEEGDSTMDELRGLYDDMTGRLNEVRASLRTAAKTLDSLRENWQSRLDATAWHKSLEESESQYAALLEQNSDDPQLLSISSYGQWVERRNQLKRQLQQMSSQRKDAVEVVKQIRATWKNLRSLRRELWEKRVAFIQKVIGKSPYVRMELVPFGDVSILDEDYRTILGITDGSFESIILDGAKNNSEGLLAPLFNWENEKHSPGENLEKRLCALIAEVKHETFRYARKAKGGFGKRTQKLFEEHPETADRLMCWWPEDMLKIKYSKDPQNAKFYDLEKGSAGQKAAAILAFLLSYGEEPLIIDQPEDDLDNILISDLIVYQLHEHKDHRQLLIVTHNPNVVVNGDAELVHALRFVNGQVLLDRQGGLEEKEVRQSICSIIEGGREALEKRYRRLTAPK, encoded by the coding sequence ATGACAACAAATCATAAATTTCCGGAGAGAAACGTGCCCGGCAGTCGGTGGTGGAAGGTGGACTTTCACACCCACACGCCGGCATCGGACTCTTACGGTCGGGGGGACAAATCGGTTCCGCTTTCCACCACGGCGGAGATTTGGCTGCAAAAGGCCATGCAGGCCGATCTGGACTGCGTCGTAGTCACCGACCACAACTCCGGGGACTGGATCGATATTCTCAACACGCAATACAGGGAGTTGCTGGAAGATCCGGACAGGCCGAACTGGTTTCGGGAACTGACGCTCTTTCCGGGCGTGGAGGTTTCCGTCCTGGACGGCGATATGCGTCTGCCCCTGCTGGCGGTGTTCGACATCGCCTCCGGACGGGAGGCCATCGTCTCCTTCCTGGGCCGCTGCGAAATTTTCTCCCGGCACGGCGATCCCACCAACGTCATCGTGGCCCGCAGTTTTACCGAGGTCGTGGGAATCATTCGAAAAATGGGAGGAATTGCGATTCCCGCCCGACTGGACGACAATCTGAAACTTCTGGAGAAACTAAACAAAGACTCCGGAACGCCCAAAAAATTTGACGGCGTCTGGGCTCTCAGGCTGAGCAACCCCAGAGCCATGGAAAAAATCGACGGACCTTTCCGAAAAGTCCTCCATCGAACCGCCAAGGTCATGGGGTCGGATTCCTACAAACCGGAGGAGCTGGGTCGTCTGTTCACCTGGGTCAAGATGAGCCGCCCCACCCTCGACCAGCTGGAGACGGCCATTCGAGATTATGCCCTGTGCATCCGCAATCAGGCGGATTCTCCGGCCCGGGAGCCGGACATTTTCCTGAACCACCTGACCATCACGGCCATGAGCCACTGCGGGCGCATCAAGGACCGCCCTTTCGAACTTCAGTTCCATCCCCATTTCAACGCCATCATCGGCGGACGGGGGTCGGGAAAATCCACGGCTCTGGAGTCCATTCGGATCGCCACGCGCCGGGGCCACGAGCTGGACAACACCGCTCTGAAACCGGACTTCGAACGGTTCCTGCACCTTGCCAGGGAGAAGGGCGTCATGCTGGCGGACACCCAGATTCAGCTGGAACTCAGCCGTCGGGGAAAGGACTATCGCCTCTCCTGGCGTTACGACGACACGGGGCCGGTTCTGGAGGAATGGGTGGAGGGCGACGGGCAGACGCCGGGGTGGCTGGAGTGCGATCCGGGAAACCTGCAGGAGCGTTTCCCCCTTTCGATTTACAGTCAGAAGCAGATCAACGAGCTGGCCGCCAATCCCAGAGGGCTCCTGGACATTATCGACCGAACGTCGGACGTGGCCCACTCGGAGTGGCTTTCCCGGTGGGAGAAGTCCAAGAGCCGCTATCTCCAGCTTCACGAGAGGCTTCGAGAAATCCGGATGGAGCTGAACAGCGAGCCTGAACTGCGCATTCAGCTGGCCGACGTGGAAAATGACCTGAAGACTTACGAAGAAAAGGGCTATAAGGATACCCTTTCGCTTTATCAGGCCCGCAAGGGACAGAAGGGCCTTCTGGGAATACCGCCGGACTGGGACCGCCTGATTCTGGATATTTTCACCGTGGAAGAACGGACCAGAGACAATCCCTTCCCCGCCGAATCCTTCGAGGAGGGCGACTCCACCATGGACGAACTGCGGGGGCTCTATGACGACATGACGGGCAGGCTGAACGAGGTTCGGGCCTCCCTGCGAACGGCGGCGAAAACTCTGGACTCGCTCCGGGAGAACTGGCAGAGCAGGCTGGACGCCACGGCCTGGCACAAATCCCTCGAAGAAAGCGAAAGTCAGTACGCGGCGCTGTTGGAGCAGAATTCGGACGACCCGCAGCTTCTTTCGATTTCCTCCTACGGCCAGTGGGTCGAGCGGAGAAATCAGCTGAAACGCCAGCTCCAGCAGATGAGCAGCCAGCGCAAAGACGCGGTGGAGGTGGTGAAGCAGATTCGCGCGACCTGGAAAAACCTGCGCAGCCTTCGTCGGGAGCTTTGGGAAAAGCGCGTGGCCTTCATTCAGAAGGTCATCGGCAAAAGCCCCTACGTGCGCATGGAGCTGGTCCCCTTCGGAGACGTTTCCATTCTGGACGAGGATTATCGCACGATTCTGGGAATTACGGACGGCAGTTTCGAAAGCATCATTCTGGACGGCGCGAAAAACAACTCCGAAGGCCTGTTGGCGCCCCTTTTCAACTGGGAAAACGAGAAACACTCTCCCGGAGAGAACCTGGAAAAACGTCTCTGCGCCCTGATCGCCGAGGTGAAGCACGAAACGTTCCGCTACGCCCGCAAGGCCAAAGGCGGGTTCGGCAAACGCACCCAGAAACTCTTCGAAGAACACCCCGAAACGGCGGACCGTCTGATGTGCTGGTGGCCTGAGGATATGCTGAAGATCAAATACTCGAAGGATCCCCAGAACGCTAAATTTTACGATTTGGAAAAAGGTTCCGCCGGACAGAAAGCCGCGGCGATTCTGGCGTTTCTGCTCAGTTACGGAGAGGAACCCCTGATTATCGACCAACCGGAGGACGACCTGGACAACATTCTGATCTCCGACCTGATCGTTTATCAACTCCACGAACACAAGGATCACCGCCAGCTTCTGATCGTGACCCACAACCCCAACGTGGTGGTGAACGGCGACGCGGAGCTGGTGCACGCTCTGCGGTTCGTCAACGGGCAGGTTCTTCTGGACCGTCAGGGAGGCCTTGAAGAGAAAGAGGTTCGCCAGTCGATCTGCTCCATCATCGAAGGCGGCCGCGAAGCTCTGGAAAAACGCTACAGGAGGCTGACAGCGCCCAAGTAA
- a CDS encoding serine/threonine-protein phosphatase: MKITFMTHRGSFRAENQDALQISEELRTGDMAAPETREVESFLQTPRLLSVVDGLGGHFGGGRAAEILVRHLAEGEKRFGPLLDLETDRRLLLEILNEAREEMHSEFLRSPDLRDMGATLAGLLLRGRSALAFNCGDCRVYRFSRGEAEKLTHDHSVVQVLVDQGEITEEEMRLHPRKNVVTSAVTLADEAFELTLKAVSRTEGDDFFLCSDGVWETLSLEELTYRLNDPDPGVEDRLFQRLLAAGCRDNVSFIRVS, translated from the coding sequence GTGAAAATCACGTTTATGACTCATCGTGGAAGTTTTCGCGCTGAAAATCAGGACGCTCTGCAAATCTCGGAGGAGCTGAGGACAGGGGACATGGCCGCCCCCGAAACCCGGGAGGTGGAGTCCTTCCTGCAAACTCCCCGGCTTCTTTCCGTGGTGGACGGTCTGGGAGGCCACTTCGGGGGCGGCAGGGCCGCGGAAATTCTGGTGCGGCATCTCGCCGAAGGTGAAAAGCGGTTTGGCCCCCTTCTCGACCTGGAAACGGACCGGCGTCTGTTGCTGGAGATTCTGAACGAGGCCCGGGAGGAAATGCACTCGGAATTCCTTCGCTCCCCGGACCTGCGCGACATGGGAGCCACCCTGGCCGGCCTGCTGCTCCGGGGGCGCAGCGCTCTGGCCTTTAACTGCGGCGACTGCCGGGTCTACCGATTTTCGAGAGGAGAAGCGGAAAAGCTCACCCACGACCATTCCGTGGTGCAGGTTCTTGTGGACCAGGGGGAAATTACGGAAGAGGAAATGCGCCTCCACCCCCGCAAAAATGTGGTTACCTCCGCCGTCACCCTCGCGGACGAGGCCTTTGAACTCACGCTGAAAGCCGTTTCCCGCACGGAGGGCGACGATTTTTTCCTTTGCTCGGACGGGGTCTGGGAGACGCTCTCTCTGGAGGAGCTGACCTATCGCCTGAACGATCCCGACCCCGGCGTGGAAGATCGGCTTTTTCAGCGCCTGCTCGCCGCCGGGTGCCGGGACAACGTCAGCTTCATTCGAGTGAGCTGA
- a CDS encoding FHA domain-containing protein produces the protein MDLIKRCPACGEENPVSEVICRVCMTNLASVTPQKAGVEDNVEEGGVPGDEKAKRRAVLTFLHSDGRSVSVAEGGEIGRGLAGCEALSHIGTVSRRHARVLRREGAWMIEDLGSTNGTWVNGRRLERETLFPLSAGDTVLLSLSCEMKVAATGDDDPKVIL, from the coding sequence ATGGACCTGATAAAACGCTGCCCTGCCTGCGGAGAGGAAAATCCCGTCTCCGAGGTTATTTGTCGCGTCTGCATGACGAATCTGGCTTCCGTCACCCCCCAAAAAGCCGGAGTCGAAGACAATGTCGAAGAGGGGGGAGTTCCTGGGGACGAAAAAGCAAAAAGGCGGGCCGTGCTCACATTTCTTCATTCAGACGGGCGCTCGGTTTCCGTGGCGGAGGGAGGCGAGATTGGCCGCGGCCTGGCGGGCTGCGAAGCCCTGTCTCACATAGGGACCGTTTCCCGGCGTCACGCCAGAGTCCTTCGCAGAGAGGGCGCCTGGATGATCGAGGACCTCGGGTCCACCAACGGAACCTGGGTGAACGGACGGCGGCTGGAACGGGAGACGCTTTTTCCGCTCTCCGCCGGAGACACGGTGCTGCTTTCGCTGTCCTGCGAGATGAAAGTGGCGGCGACGGGCGACGACGATCCGAAGGTGATCCTGTGA
- a CDS encoding tRNA 2-thiocytidine biosynthesis protein TtcA — protein MNLQNWNEPLSHSIRRGAGRATGDFSMISEGDRVLVGLSGGKDSLVLLHALSELRRRSPVRFDLAACTVALTGMDVSHLRDYCAVREVPYIVLSHPITEIIESRKERSPCSFCANMRRGILNSKAREEGFNRLALGHNLDDAVETFFMNLFRAGRARSFQPKLYQTRMGITVIRPLIYVRESAIVEEARRLRLPILETTCPWAGKTERHRMKVMLNEMRKEIPGLFSSVVNALCSLSGEDRWPAEQHGRNKRK, from the coding sequence ATGAATTTACAGAACTGGAATGAACCTCTGTCCCACTCCATAAGGCGCGGGGCCGGTCGGGCGACGGGGGATTTTTCGATGATTTCGGAGGGCGACCGGGTTCTTGTGGGCCTGTCCGGCGGAAAGGACAGCCTTGTGCTGCTCCACGCGCTGTCGGAGCTTCGCCGCCGCAGTCCCGTCCGCTTCGACCTGGCCGCGTGCACGGTGGCCCTGACCGGCATGGATGTGTCGCACCTGCGGGACTACTGCGCCGTCCGGGAGGTTCCTTACATCGTGCTGAGTCATCCCATCACCGAGATCATCGAAAGCCGGAAGGAGCGTTCTCCCTGCAGTTTCTGCGCCAACATGAGGCGGGGCATCCTGAACTCCAAAGCCAGGGAGGAGGGTTTTAACAGGCTGGCCCTGGGCCACAATCTGGACGACGCGGTGGAGACGTTTTTCATGAACCTCTTCCGCGCGGGACGGGCCCGCAGTTTTCAGCCGAAGCTGTACCAGACCCGCATGGGGATAACGGTGATCCGCCCTCTGATCTACGTGCGGGAGAGCGCCATCGTCGAGGAAGCCCGCCGGCTGCGGCTGCCCATTCTGGAGACCACCTGCCCCTGGGCGGGAAAAACGGAACGCCACCGGATGAAAGTCATGCTGAACGAGATGCGAAAGGAAATACCCGGCCTTTTCAGCAGCGTGGTCAACGCCCTGTGCTCCCTTTCCGGCGAAGACCGGTGGCCGGCGGAACAGCACGGACGAAACAAGCGAAAGTGA
- a CDS encoding NUDIX domain-containing protein translates to MSAEPWEGYDYTALIVFCFLLKDDKILLIKRANNPYKGEITIPGGRKRRGESLKAACAREMMEETGYSLKKMEFAGILHVWKDENPMEYVSHYFVCRDFEGELRASDEGELSWVEVSKSTTLPGIHPFYVALLPYIVGEEKNMGEKRPFSRAIHVHSNGREEWLEE, encoded by the coding sequence ATGAGCGCCGAACCCTGGGAGGGCTACGACTACACCGCCCTGATCGTATTCTGTTTTTTGCTGAAAGACGACAAAATTCTGCTGATTAAACGGGCCAACAACCCCTATAAGGGGGAAATCACCATTCCCGGCGGCCGCAAGCGGAGGGGAGAAAGCCTGAAGGCGGCCTGCGCCCGGGAAATGATGGAAGAAACGGGTTACAGTCTGAAAAAGATGGAGTTCGCCGGCATTCTGCACGTCTGGAAGGACGAGAACCCCATGGAGTACGTTTCTCATTACTTCGTCTGCCGGGATTTCGAGGGGGAGCTTCGGGCCTCGGACGAGGGGGAGCTCTCCTGGGTGGAGGTGTCAAAAAGCACGACGCTTCCGGGGATTCATCCCTTCTACGTCGCGCTTCTTCCTTACATCGTGGGGGAAGAAAAAAATATGGGGGAAAAACGGCCTTTCTCCCGCGCCATCCACGTCCACTCCAACGGCCGTGAAGAATGGCTGGAGGAGTGA
- a CDS encoding PrpR N-terminal domain-containing protein, translating to MDKLKLLGIAPYPGMKELMQNIAEQRDDVELVVFEGDLEKGLEIAVQHQKEGFSGILSRGETATIIREKVGIPVFEITISVYDILSAIRLAQGYNDRFAVVGFPNYTKRVRTLCELLRYEVTIVTLKDSKEVIPCLKNLKKTGYSLILGGMSVATLAKRMGISSILIISGRESIESAIDHALELETVRKKDRQMISFLNALLNSRKERIVAFRDNGETVCAFPGSSLVENIPDDVLAFMKKMIASVLDGVKCRKVMKRKNGEHLILEGEHFLTQGESCFAFAASEFSPSPSFEDTRGVVYFNREDLLKNVDTVFSNSNFISKVTETINKFSRTDIPVLITGEPSVGKDKTAMALYVNSRWNDNPLVFVNCEVITARKWNHLLSGPDSPLSDRGLTVYFRNIDSLDANQSKTLIRRLQESSALKNNRLIFSCQTRPDFPEEHPFFVFLQREIAFLSIRLPPLRERVDDLPNLCSLYISEINIASGKQIVGLTAEALALMQKFDWEYNLRQLKRVLTRVIVLNEGPYIEIEAISEALKMEGNSRINVQNLDLSGSLEKITSNIVHVVLREEKMNQSKTARRLGISRSTLWRIMHGASKS from the coding sequence ATGGATAAACTTAAACTGTTGGGAATCGCGCCTTACCCCGGAATGAAGGAATTGATGCAAAACATCGCGGAACAGCGGGACGATGTGGAGCTGGTCGTCTTTGAAGGCGATCTGGAGAAAGGACTGGAAATTGCCGTCCAACATCAAAAGGAGGGCTTTTCGGGTATTTTATCGAGAGGAGAAACAGCGACGATAATTCGAGAAAAAGTCGGTATTCCCGTTTTTGAAATCACTATTTCCGTATATGACATATTGAGCGCGATTCGTTTGGCTCAGGGATATAACGACAGATTCGCCGTGGTGGGATTTCCGAACTATACAAAGCGGGTTCGGACGCTCTGCGAACTTTTGCGATACGAAGTGACAATCGTAACTCTGAAAGATTCCAAAGAAGTGATCCCTTGTCTCAAAAATCTCAAGAAAACAGGTTATTCTCTGATTCTGGGTGGGATGTCTGTTGCAACGCTGGCGAAGCGTATGGGAATCAGCAGCATCCTCATCATTTCCGGCCGCGAAAGCATCGAATCCGCTATAGATCACGCATTGGAACTGGAAACCGTGCGGAAAAAAGACAGACAGATGATCAGTTTTCTCAACGCTCTGTTGAACTCACGCAAAGAGAGAATTGTCGCGTTTCGGGATAATGGCGAAACAGTTTGTGCTTTTCCTGGTTCTTCCCTGGTGGAGAACATACCTGATGATGTCCTTGCGTTTATGAAAAAGATGATCGCGTCAGTTTTAGATGGAGTGAAATGCAGAAAAGTCATGAAAAGGAAAAATGGGGAACATTTAATCCTGGAAGGAGAACATTTTCTGACGCAGGGAGAATCCTGTTTTGCGTTTGCAGCTTCTGAATTTTCTCCGTCTCCTTCTTTTGAGGATACCAGGGGAGTTGTTTATTTCAATCGAGAAGACCTCCTTAAAAACGTCGATACAGTTTTCAGCAACAGCAATTTTATCAGTAAAGTCACGGAAACAATCAATAAATTCAGCAGGACGGATATCCCTGTCCTGATCACCGGAGAGCCTTCTGTCGGGAAAGATAAAACGGCTATGGCTCTTTATGTGAACAGCCGTTGGAACGACAATCCTTTGGTTTTCGTCAACTGTGAAGTCATTACAGCCAGGAAATGGAATCATTTGCTGTCAGGCCCTGATTCCCCTTTATCGGACAGAGGGCTCACCGTTTACTTTAGAAATATCGACAGTCTTGACGCGAATCAAAGTAAAACCCTGATTCGTCGCCTTCAGGAGAGCAGTGCGCTGAAAAATAATCGTTTGATTTTTTCCTGTCAGACTCGCCCCGATTTCCCGGAGGAACATCCTTTTTTCGTATTTCTTCAGCGCGAAATTGCCTTTCTCTCAATTCGGCTGCCGCCACTTCGAGAAAGAGTAGATGACCTGCCCAATCTTTGCAGTTTATACATCAGTGAAATCAACATCGCGAGCGGAAAGCAAATAGTCGGCCTGACTGCAGAGGCCCTGGCGCTGATGCAAAAATTTGACTGGGAATACAATTTGAGGCAGCTGAAAAGAGTTTTGACCCGTGTGATTGTTTTGAACGAAGGGCCGTATATTGAAATCGAGGCAATTTCGGAAGCTCTGAAAATGGAAGGAAACAGTCGTATAAATGTGCAAAACCTGGATCTGAGCGGTTCTCTTGAGAAAATCACCAGTAATATCGTGCATGTCGTATTGCGCGAGGAAAAGATGAATCAATCGAAGACGGCGCGTCGCCTTGGAATCAGCAGAAGCACACTCTGGCGTATTATGCACGGTGCTTCGAAAAGCTGA
- a CDS encoding DJ-1/PfpI family protein has protein sequence MPKAVLFLIDNFEETEALTTVDILRRGAVEVKTVSLTGREKVMGKHAIPVQADALFEDLQETLPADADMLVIPGGTTDYAEHEGLLDLVRRAHQAGKKLAAICAAPSVFGRAGIMEGRRAVCYPGIEPWLPGARFTENIVETDENITTSKGPATAPFFALRLLEILQGEETAKKVAEAFLIPLLTRAAAP, from the coding sequence ATGCCGAAAGCCGTTTTATTTTTAATCGACAATTTCGAGGAAACGGAGGCGCTGACCACGGTGGACATTCTCCGCCGGGGGGCGGTGGAGGTGAAAACGGTTTCTCTCACCGGCCGGGAAAAGGTCATGGGCAAGCACGCAATCCCCGTTCAGGCGGACGCCCTGTTCGAGGACCTTCAGGAAACGCTTCCGGCGGACGCGGATATGCTGGTGATTCCCGGGGGGACCACCGATTACGCGGAACACGAGGGGCTTTTGGACCTTGTCCGGAGGGCTCACCAGGCGGGGAAGAAGCTGGCGGCGATCTGCGCGGCTCCCTCCGTTTTCGGCAGAGCGGGGATTATGGAGGGCCGCCGGGCCGTGTGTTATCCTGGAATAGAGCCCTGGCTGCCGGGGGCGAGGTTCACGGAAAACATCGTGGAGACGGACGAAAACATCACCACCTCCAAAGGCCCGGCCACAGCGCCGTTTTTCGCGCTTCGGCTTTTGGAAATCCTTCAGGGTGAAGAGACGGCGAAAAAAGTCGCCGAAGCCTTCCTGATCCCCCTGCTTACCCGCGCCGCCGCACCCTGA
- a CDS encoding TAXI family TRAP transporter solute-binding subunit — translation MRFKKFMCVLWLVGFIFGASVLLTETAGVAEAKEIFVKIGTGSLGGTYYPVGVAMGALFSKTIPGMTSSAMSSGGTVDNIEMLNEGEIQMAICIEDIAKKAYFGEAQYANNKIDNYKVLTVLWPNVQHIVSRKGISKISDLEGKRIIVGATKSGTEVNAYEVLGELGIFFRENDPEHKPNSIPVFMNYTEGADVLKNRQADAAWNNSLPPASSVMDLLSTGDFEIIGLTKEQQDKVTAHKSKAYFPHTLKANTYQNQPNDLLVISTSNVMLVSDSLDDETTYQLTKQIFENTPALEAAHAVAAKYLTVENAVTGTSIPFCEGAIRYYRERGVWKDK, via the coding sequence ATGCGTTTCAAAAAGTTTATGTGTGTTTTGTGGCTCGTGGGATTCATTTTCGGTGCTTCGGTGCTCCTGACGGAAACCGCCGGGGTGGCGGAAGCTAAAGAAATTTTCGTCAAAATAGGCACAGGCAGCTTAGGCGGTACGTATTATCCTGTGGGAGTCGCGATGGGAGCATTGTTTTCCAAAACAATTCCCGGGATGACTTCCTCGGCCATGTCTTCGGGAGGCACAGTAGACAATATCGAAATGCTGAACGAAGGCGAAATTCAAATGGCTATCTGCATTGAAGATATAGCCAAAAAAGCCTATTTCGGAGAAGCTCAGTATGCGAACAATAAAATCGACAACTACAAAGTACTGACGGTTTTGTGGCCCAACGTTCAACACATCGTTTCCAGGAAAGGAATCAGCAAAATCAGCGACCTGGAGGGCAAAAGAATTATCGTCGGCGCGACCAAAAGTGGAACTGAAGTGAACGCTTATGAAGTATTGGGAGAACTGGGGATTTTTTTCCGTGAAAACGATCCTGAGCATAAACCCAACAGCATTCCCGTCTTCATGAATTACACCGAAGGCGCGGACGTTCTGAAAAATCGTCAGGCGGACGCAGCCTGGAACAACAGTCTCCCACCCGCATCTTCGGTAATGGATTTGCTGTCCACCGGCGATTTTGAAATTATCGGTTTGACGAAAGAGCAGCAGGACAAAGTGACGGCGCACAAAAGCAAAGCATATTTTCCTCATACCCTCAAAGCCAATACTTACCAGAATCAGCCCAATGACCTGCTTGTGATCAGTACCAGCAATGTCATGTTGGTATCTGATTCTCTGGATGATGAAACAACCTATCAGCTTACGAAACAAATATTTGAGAACACTCCCGCGCTGGAAGCCGCTCATGCCGTAGCCGCAAAATACCTCACCGTTGAAAATGCGGTCACGGGAACGTCAATTCCTTTCTGTGAAGGTGCTATTCGCTATTACAGGGAGCGTGGCGTCTGGAAAGACAAATAA
- a CDS encoding mandelate racemase/muconate lactonizing enzyme family protein: MKITDLKTTVLFCPFPEIIADAARSIKGRDVLLVEIDTDEGLTGLGFITGLGVAHGSEIPVINTIVSDALRPTVIGRDPLTIDRLWADMYGGTTRFGRRGATLRAISAVDIALWDLLGKKAGLPVYRLLGGYSNKVRVYASGGFYNAENDLEKLTKEISSYVKKGFTAVKMKVGKNPGLDVERVAAVRKTIGDEIDLLIDANEAWDFSTALRFARDVEKYHIYWLEEPVKPDDLEGFIELTAKSPIPIAAGENEYTKYGFKDLIINKAVNVVQPDVTRVGGITEYMKVAHFAEAFHMPCLNHAVQEVHVSLIAATSNAPMMEYFPKEQYLQTFLSELFVEPATIQEPRNGFVTAPESPGLGLKIDPVLREKFTVKKV; encoded by the coding sequence TTGAAAATCACCGATTTGAAGACTACAGTTCTTTTTTGCCCGTTTCCGGAAATCATTGCAGACGCTGCCAGAAGCATCAAGGGACGGGATGTCTTACTGGTGGAGATCGATACCGACGAGGGTCTAACGGGACTCGGATTCATAACAGGACTGGGAGTGGCTCACGGAAGCGAAATTCCCGTCATCAATACGATCGTTTCTGACGCCCTGCGTCCCACTGTAATCGGAAGAGATCCGCTCACAATCGACCGGCTTTGGGCGGACATGTATGGAGGAACGACCCGCTTCGGACGACGAGGAGCGACATTGCGGGCCATTAGCGCCGTGGATATCGCGTTATGGGATCTTTTGGGAAAAAAGGCAGGCCTGCCCGTGTACCGCCTGTTGGGGGGTTACTCGAATAAAGTCCGCGTTTACGCCTCCGGCGGGTTTTACAACGCGGAAAATGATCTGGAAAAATTGACGAAAGAAATATCGAGTTACGTAAAAAAAGGGTTCACCGCCGTCAAAATGAAAGTCGGGAAAAACCCGGGTCTTGACGTCGAACGTGTCGCCGCGGTCCGTAAAACCATAGGCGATGAGATCGACCTGCTGATCGACGCAAATGAAGCCTGGGACTTCAGCACGGCGCTCCGTTTCGCCCGGGATGTGGAAAAATACCATATCTATTGGCTGGAAGAGCCTGTCAAGCCGGATGATCTGGAAGGTTTTATCGAGCTTACAGCAAAAAGTCCCATCCCGATTGCCGCTGGCGAAAATGAATATACGAAATACGGTTTCAAGGACCTTATTATCAACAAGGCGGTCAACGTAGTGCAGCCGGATGTAACAAGGGTAGGCGGAATCACCGAGTATATGAAAGTCGCTCATTTTGCCGAAGCGTTCCACATGCCATGCCTCAATCACGCCGTGCAGGAGGTACATGTATCGCTAATCGCGGCTACATCCAACGCGCCTATGATGGAATATTTCCCAAAAGAGCAGTATTTGCAAACTTTTCTTTCCGAACTCTTCGTCGAACCGGCAACGATCCAGGAACCCCGGAATGGATTCGTCACCGCGCCGGAGAGCCCGGGTTTGGGCCTGAAAATCGATCCTGTTCTGAGGGAAAAGTTCACCGTAAAAAAAGTGTAA